The genomic DNA GCCAACCTCCTTGATGCAATTTATTTTAGTACTTGGAAATAACTATAATATGTAAAATCTAAGGGAGCAAATCGAATGCATGTATTAATCACAGTGATGACCATATTAGCCATTTTGATCCGTGGCGATTATCGAAATTGGAAAGAATATCATACAACGATGCTTTATATAGCTGTTGGCAATCTTATGTATAATTTTTTGTGTGCAAACTATTTATTATGGAAGTTTAATCCTGATATTTTATCGAATCATACTCTTTCTGAAGTAGTCTACACTCTAATTGTTTTTCCAGGAACGGTGTTAATGTTTTTATCAAAGTATCCGAATACTCCTAAAAGAATATTTTATCATTATGTTACTTGGATAGGTGTTTATGTTGGGTTTGAGATTGTATTTCTTATGGTTGATAAAATATTTTATCAACATAATTGGCACTTAGGTTGGTCTGCCCTTTTTGATTGTGTGATGTTTCCAATGTTACGATTGCATTATAAAAACCCTATTTTAGCGTATGTATTATCAATTCCGATAGCTTTGTTTTTAATATGGTACTTTGACGTTCCAGTTCATATTCCAATGGAGAACCGTTTGGATTATACGCCAAACTAACCTAACAAAAGACTAAAGAGGCCATTCGTCTTCTTTTTTTAAAAAACACTTGCAATATGCAAATATAAGTTTTATACTAACGTTAAAGAAACTTGCAAATTACAAATATTGAAGAAGGTGCTCACTCTTGGAGAACGTAAGAGAACTGTTTCAAATTCTAACAAGAAGGTTTGGCTTTTTAAATAAAAATTGTTGTTCGGTTGGAAAATTTGAAATCTCTATTATTCATAGTCATATATTGTTTGAAGTTGAAAGAAGGAAACGAGCTTCTATGCAAGAAGTTGCTGAAGCTCTTGGAACTGACATTACTACATTCTCAAGGCAAGCTCAAAACTTAATTAAAATGGGTTTGTTAGAAAAAACACCGCACGAAGAAGACCGTCGGGTCCAATTATTATCATTAACAACAGAAGGAAACTTTGTGACAGGAGCAATTGATCAGCAAATGAAAGCCAATTTCGAAGAGATCTTTTCTCATTTAAAAGCAGATGAACGAGCTATGGTTATTCAATCAGTCAAGTTGTTAAATGACGCAATGGCTAAATCATCAAGTTGCTGTCAATCAAACATGTTCTAAGCTGGAAGTATATCCAGCTTTTATAAAAGTTAATACTTGCATTTTGCAAATATATTAAATTGGAGGAATTGGTTTATGGAACACTTTATTAGTTTTTTACTGTTAGCATTGGAATTAACATTTTTATTTTTAGGAATCTCGTTGTTAATTAATCTATTAAAAGGCTTTATCCCATTTGAAAAGCTCGAAAAATACCTCAGTGGAAGCAACCCAATTATCGGTGTAAGTGCTGCTATATTATTAGCATTTGTAACTCCGTTTTGTTCATGTTCAACAATCCCAGTAATTGTTAATCTGTTACAACAAAAGGTACGTTTCGGTATTGTTATGGTGTTTCTGTTTGCGTCACCGGTATTAGATCCTACAATTATTACATTGATGGGAGTTCTATTAGGGCCAAAAGTAGCAATCTACTACACTATTATTACTGCAGTTTTAGCAGCAGTAATTGGTCTTACATTAGAGAAACTAGGATTTGAGAAATACGTTAAGAAAGTGGTCATGACAGGTTATGAGCCAACAGAGAAACGGTTTAGCTTGAAAGAGAGTTTGAAAGAAACATTAGCATTAATGAAAACTGTTTATCCTTATATCATCATCGGGGCAGGGATAGGTTCTATTATTAAAGGGTTAGTACCCACAGAGTTTATTGCTACTTACTTTGGTGGCGATGCATGGTGGTTAGTTCCTATTGCAGCAGTGGTTGGGATCCCATTGTATATTCGCCTATCTACTATGATACCAATCTCGCAAATATTAGTAGTAAAAGGAATGGCACTTGGACCTGTAATGGCATTAATGATCAGCTCAGCAGGTGCCAGTCTACCTGAAATTGCCTTGTTAAATTCAATTTTTCAAAAGAAACTAGTAGCTGCATTTATTGGGTCTGTTATAACCCTAGCAACATTCTCAGGGCTGCTATTTTATATGATCTAGAGGAGGTGACAATCATGAGTTTATTTAAAAAGATTTTTGCTGCAAAAGATGATAGTGCAAAAAAAGAACAGTCATGTTGCCAAGTGAAGATAGTGGAAGTGAAAGATGTGGCGAAGAAATAGCTTACATTTAAAACCGGGCATAGGTTAGTGCCCGGTTTTTTCATTTACCAGGAGAATTATGTAGGTGAGAAGAGTCTTGCTGGGCATTTACCATTTACTAGGAGAATTCTGCAAGTGAGAAGAGTCTTGCTACGCTCGTTTACCATATATTAGGAGAATTCTGTAAGCGAGAAGAGTCTTGCTGCGCCTATTTACCATATGTTAGGAGAATTCTGTAACCGAGAAGAGTCTTACTGCGCTCATTTACCATTTACTAGGAGAAT from Anaerobacillus alkaliphilus includes the following:
- a CDS encoding CBO0543 family protein translates to MHVLITVMTILAILIRGDYRNWKEYHTTMLYIAVGNLMYNFLCANYLLWKFNPDILSNHTLSEVVYTLIVFPGTVLMFLSKYPNTPKRIFYHYVTWIGVYVGFEIVFLMVDKIFYQHNWHLGWSALFDCVMFPMLRLHYKNPILAYVLSIPIALFLIWYFDVPVHIPMENRLDYTPN
- a CDS encoding MarR family winged helix-turn-helix transcriptional regulator encodes the protein MENVRELFQILTRRFGFLNKNCCSVGKFEISIIHSHILFEVERRKRASMQEVAEALGTDITTFSRQAQNLIKMGLLEKTPHEEDRRVQLLSLTTEGNFVTGAIDQQMKANFEEIFSHLKADERAMVIQSVKLLNDAMAKSSSCCQSNMF
- a CDS encoding permease, whose translation is MEHFISFLLLALELTFLFLGISLLINLLKGFIPFEKLEKYLSGSNPIIGVSAAILLAFVTPFCSCSTIPVIVNLLQQKVRFGIVMVFLFASPVLDPTIITLMGVLLGPKVAIYYTIITAVLAAVIGLTLEKLGFEKYVKKVVMTGYEPTEKRFSLKESLKETLALMKTVYPYIIIGAGIGSIIKGLVPTEFIATYFGGDAWWLVPIAAVVGIPLYIRLSTMIPISQILVVKGMALGPVMALMISSAGASLPEIALLNSIFQKKLVAAFIGSVITLATFSGLLFYMI